DNA sequence from the Paenibacillus physcomitrellae genome:
ACCACTTTCGCTGCCTCAGGCTTCACGTCAAATGTGGTGTAGGACAAACCAAACCCGAATTCGTATTGAACTTTATCCGGGCAGAAGGTTTCGAAGTAACGGTAACCTACGTAGATGTCCTCCTGATAAAGGTTTTTGAATTCGTTTCCATAGTTTTGAGTAGAAGGATAATCCTCAAGCGAATAAGCGATCGTATCGGTCAGTTTACCGCTTGGCGTTACTTCGCCGGCCAGCACGTCTGCGATCGCATTGCCGCCCTCCATGCCTCCATGCCAGGAATAAATGACGGTGGAGATCGGATGGACATAGCTGCTGTCATTCACCCAGCTCATGTCGATAATATTGGATACGTTAAGCACGACTACAGTTTTATCGAAATGGGACGTAACTTTCTTGATCATGTCCAGTTCATCCGCAGTGAGCAGATAGCTGCCCGGCTCGCCGGCATTATCCTGGTCCTCGCCAGCCGTGCGGCCAATCACTACAACTGCTTTCTCCGAGCGGGTTCTCGCCTGGGCTACAAGCTCGTCGCTCAGCGGCATTTCCTTCTGATGCCAAGGTTCGGCAGCCCAGCCGCCTCCGCCGTTATCAAACGGGTTCTGCTCGATCCACTTCTCATAAACCGCTGCAAGCTCTTCGTCAACCTTCAAGTTGGTCTTGGAACGAAGTCCGTCAAGCAGGTTGGTGGTGTAAGCCACGTTTACACTGCCGCCTGATCCAGTGCCGCTGCGGTAATAGTTAACTTGGGTGCGTCCGAAGACGGATACGCTTTCACCATTGCCAAGCGGAAGGACCTGTCCTTCATTCTTCAGCAACACGGCGCCGTCAGCCGCTACCTTACGGCTAAATTCTGCAAAACCTTCCAATGGAACTCCAATTAGCTGCTTGCTCAATATGTTCCCCTCCAAGTTATAAAATACTGAACGATTCGTTGCTCATAACTACTTTTTATTGGTGGTATTCTCTCTCTAAAACCGAGTGTTTGCCCCAAATATTATGAAATCGATTTTATTTAGGTCCGGTTTGAATGAAATCGATTTTATTTTTATGAGCAGGAAGACCCGTACAGCTTATGTTACCAGCATAATCTGTTACGGTCTATCCTACAAGCACCTAATCAAAGAACTTTTGTAACCATAACTTAAAAATACCTACATAACTCCAAAAAGGAAGTCAGTTAAACCAATTTCTGACCGCAATTCGGGCAGAAATTAGCGCCTTCATTCTTCGCGCCGCAGTTCGGACAGAAATTCGGCCGTGTGACGTTACCTGGAGCTGAAGACGGTGCAGGTGCCGCAGGGGGCTGCTGAGCAGACGGCTGCCCTGCTCCTGCTCCGGCGCTGGGACCACCGCTATTTGGCCCTGCAGCTGGGCCTTGTCCTTGTCCCTGTCCCCGTCCGCCGTTCATGTTCTTCAGCATTTCATTCGCCATATTCATGCCCATCATCATGCCGGCCATGTCAGACGCCGCACCGCCGCCCGCAACCTTGCCGGAAGCGATGCCGTCGGTCATGCTGACCTGCTGGTATTTCTGCAGATCGCCGATCATCTGGTAGGAAGCATTTTTCGTAATCATCTCCTGAATTTCAGCCGGATAATTGAAGCTCATCACCTGAAAGCCGGTCACCGTCAGGCCGTCACCCATGATCTGCATATCCAAATCCTCGCGGATCCCTGCCGCAATCGCATCAGCGTTAGCCTGCAGATTAAACATGTCTTTGCCTTCTTTGCTAATCCACTTCATCAGCAGCTGGTTCAGCACCGAGGTGATCCGCACCTTGACGTCATCGACCAGGTAGCTTTCCTTGATGCCGGCGATCTTGTCAATCAGCGTCACATAATCATTCACCTTGAAGTTGAACGTGCCGTTGGCCCGAATCGGCATGCCGCCTGGCAGCTGCGGCGTCGGGATCAGAATCGGGCTTTGCGTGCCCCATCTGACCGTGAACTCCTTCGTATTCACGAACAGCACTTCAACTCTCATGCCGCTGTTGAAGCCGAATTTAAAGCCCTTTAACGTGGAGAGAAAAGGAATGATGTCTGAGTCCACGTTATAGACGCCTTCTTGTTCAAAAATGCCCTCAATTTTGCCATTGTTAATAAACACGGCATCCTGGCCGGAGCGGATGACCAGCTTACTGCCCTTCTTAATCTCCCGGTTGTTCCATTTCCAAAAGATCATATCGTCGCGGAACTCTTCCCATTCCACAACATTTGAGAACTGGTTTTTAAAGAAGCCCATTTCATCCTCCACCTTTCCCTGTGTAAGTCGTCCTCCGCCTTAAAAAGAACCCCGGCTTCCGCTATGCGAATGCCCGCCGCCGGTTCTGCCGCCTCCACCGCCTCCGCCTGAGCCGCTGGATTGCCGCTCAATCTTCCGCCTTGTCGTAGTCGTCCGGATATAACGGTCTTCTTGGGCAAGAACACCCGATGTCGCCGCATCTTCATAAGTCATCCGGTTCACGGTAACGGTTCCGCCTGAACGGTAAGCCATGATGCCAACCACGATACCGCCGATAACAACGGCCACGCCGAGCTGGAACCACCCGTTAAACAAAATATTGTCCGGATTCACCCCCGGCTTGAAGCCCATATATTTGTATGCGGTCTTGATGTACGTTTCAAATGCATCCGCATAATTCCCTTCGGTTAGATCCGGCGTAATCTTGCTGCGAATCTTTTGCAGCCGTCCGTCATCCAGCCTTTCCTCCGCTTTATAGAATCCGGCCAGATAAACGTCCCTGTTCCTCATATCCAGCGTCAGAATTGCCGCATTGCCATGGGGTTTATCGTACCCCGGCGCCTTCTCGTCGTAGAAATTCTCCGTCAGATCCACAACGTCCAGATTCTCGGGATTATCGGTAGTAAAAATAATAAAGTCCGTTTCACGCTCCGCTCCGTAACGGAGAGCCAGCTCGTTAAGCTCCTTGGTCTGCTCCGCGGTCAGCAAATGTGCCTCATCATAAATAAGCGACTTGTTAACTTCGGACGCTGCGTGCTGGAAAGGAAGACCCACAACTGCAAATAAAAGAAGCAGAAACAGCCAAAGTCTACCGAGCTTATTCATATATTTGTGTTTGTTCATGTGCTTGCGTTTGTTCTTGTTTTTGTTCATATGCGTGTTCACAGAAAACCGCCTCCCATCACCAGGGATAACAGCTTCAGCGCCACCAGGGAAACGCAGGAGACGCCTGCAAACCAGGCTGTCACCTTCGCTTTGCTGATCGGCGGTTTGCCTACAACCTTGCCCGTTTGTCCGTTCATCGCAAACGTATGCTGCTGCTTGTTGAAATCGTAATACACCATCCAGACCGGCAGTAGAGCATAATCCGACTGCTTCAGCGAGGTGTCGATATTTTTGTTCGTATAATTAACGGTTGTATACCCCGACACGGAAGACGAAATCGCGGATTCGATGTATCCTCTTATTTTCCCTTTGGCGCGGGGGAGAAGTTCTCCATCGTCAAAGCTGTATTTTTCGGCGATGAATCCGGCCAGGTAAGGTGTCTTGAAATCCTTCATCTCCCCATAAGGGAATGGCTCCAGCTTATCCATCAGCTCATCGTTCAGCTTCTTGGAAGCATCCACC
Encoded proteins:
- a CDS encoding SPFH domain-containing protein is translated as MGFFKNQFSNVVEWEEFRDDMIFWKWNNREIKKGSKLVIRSGQDAVFINNGKIEGIFEQEGVYNVDSDIIPFLSTLKGFKFGFNSGMRVEVLFVNTKEFTVRWGTQSPILIPTPQLPGGMPIRANGTFNFKVNDYVTLIDKIAGIKESYLVDDVKVRITSVLNQLLMKWISKEGKDMFNLQANADAIAAGIREDLDMQIMGDGLTVTGFQVMSFNYPAEIQEMITKNASYQMIGDLQKYQQVSMTDGIASGKVAGGGAASDMAGMMMGMNMANEMLKNMNGGRGQGQGQGPAAGPNSGGPSAGAGAGQPSAQQPPAAPAPSSAPGNVTRPNFCPNCGAKNEGANFCPNCGQKLV
- a CDS encoding TPM domain-containing protein, encoding MNKLGRLWLFLLLLFAVVGLPFQHAASEVNKSLIYDEAHLLTAEQTKELNELALRYGAERETDFIIFTTDNPENLDVVDLTENFYDEKAPGYDKPHGNAAILTLDMRNRDVYLAGFYKAEERLDDGRLQKIRSKITPDLTEGNYADAFETYIKTAYKYMGFKPGVNPDNILFNGWFQLGVAVVIGGIVVGIMAYRSGGTVTVNRMTYEDAATSGVLAQEDRYIRTTTTRRKIERQSSGSGGGGGGGRTGGGHSHSGSRGSF